The Myripristis murdjan chromosome 4, fMyrMur1.1, whole genome shotgun sequence region GTTGGAGGGCATGGAAAATGGATAAATTAGTCATCAGTCTGCTTACCAACTCTTGTTCTCATCAAACACCATGAAGAGCAGGGCAAACTCCTCCACTTCCTTCTTCAGACCCAGACTCCTGGAAGCACCACGGTTTACAATAATGTGCATTAATGCTGTGTTATAGATATCCTCCAACGCAAAACATACAATAACATGTTCCAaatcctccccctccctcctcagccTGTTTATATTACAAGACGCTATGCAGTAACTAAATGTTAGatagtaaataaatacagtgcCTAATTAATTTCAACTACATGCATTAAACACGCAACTTAAGCAGATTTACCTGGAGAATTTGCTTATTTCTTACCCCACTGGTGATTATGTATTTTTGCATGATAGGTAATATAGAATGAACTCAGTACTGTCCCTGCAGATTTGATGTGGGATCACTCACCTGGCCCAGCTACGGCGGCAGATCACCAACGGACCAATCAGACCACTGTACAGGTCCTGGGTGGAGGGACAACAACATGTCGGTGTGTgagcgtctgtgtgtgcatgtgttgtgtgtgtgtgtgtgtgtgttagcctaCCTTGGTGACATCAACAGTAGAGTAGTACGCCCCAACAGCGCACTCCTCCTGTTCTTGGGTTGGCCCTGTTGCCTTGGTAACATACCAGTAGTATGTGTGAGTCTCCCCTGGTGAGGGAGCAAAGGTTGTGGTCAGGAGTTTGACCCCCACATTatgttaagaaaacaaaaaagttacaCACATTTCAGCAGAGACATTGGGtaactataacatgccatttataataatattcatattttaaaacactCCCTCTGCTTCAGGGCCCTAACTGAACATAACCATATGTGTAGTTGTGTGACAATGCAGTTCATATGACATTTAGGAGGGAAAAACAcgctataaagccatttgtatcatatatgatacaagtTATCAGATAACACATTCCGTTTCaatttaatcaatacttgaccaaaatactgttgtatacctttggacacttcccctgttcaccctggaccataccactggcacttcaagtactgtcatatatgataacAGAAAAATCGtatgtaataaaatattttttgaaaaatctttttttttcttttttttttttttacattttgttataggactaaataaagggttcaatttcaaaaattggaattttctgccaattctttcatagttcaggctttatagggttaattacTTTAATAGGCTATTTCCAGTCAGCAATCTGAGATTGATATCAGCTTCAGCTCTGTTGTTTGGGCGGATgattgtctttgtgtttgatcGTTTGTCGCTCTGTCTGCTCatgtctctttttgtctgtaCCTGGTTGGGTCTGGTGGACATCGGGGCTTTCTGTCTTTACTCCGTGGGCATGGATGGAGTACGCTCTGGTCGCCATGTTCTTAAAAACTATCTTCACCTTATCGCCCACGTCAGCATGGATCATAGGACCTGAGGGGAGATTATTGTCTCAGGATGTTTATTCTCTCACAACCAGACTGATCAAGTTACAACAGCATAAACTCCATACACACAGAACTGCAtgatgttttatgtattttactgtttGAATGATGCCATTAGGCCAGTAATTTGGCCTTATgtatatagcacctttaaaaacagagttAGCTTTGCTTTGACAGACATCAAAAGCAAAATAAGAACAGAAAGCTGTGCAGAGAGGCCAAACAAGAGCAATATAAAGTAAGGTAAATTCAAGATAaggttaaaacaggaaaaagaaagagatgcaaaatgcagtggaaagaaaacagaaggatGTTTAAAGATGAAGACGataaaaaagagataaaacaaagagtaaaaagaaacaaaaaaaagaaatctaacTACAACTATACGAACTATACGaataaaagcaacaataaatcagcaaatcaataaatagttaatataaaaagaaaaatcattctgAATTCCCTCGCATCACCCCTGGCTCTCCCAGCTTACCATAATGCCGAGGTGCTCCATATCAGGAGGTCTTTGCACCTGTGTGGTGAACTTGTCGTTGGTGAACTGGCGGTAGACCACCTTCTTGTAACGACCACCAATAAACTTATTCTGCTTGTCTAGATATATCGGGGCAGGgctagaaagagagagagggagagagagagagagagagagagagagaaataatgacATTAGCCTTTGAATAACAGTTTTTTAAGGCCATTACTGATACAAATCTTTGGACGGAAGGAGCTGATAGCTGATCATTTGTGCGCCAATCTTCTGTGCCCACATCATAATTATAAGTCCACTCTTTTTATGCTTCCCTCTTCTCTTGTgcatcacaaaaaaatgtaaaactggcagctgcagcctctgctCTTCTGCACTGTGCTTGACGTCTGCTCAGGTCCACACACAGCTAGTTAAGAGCGTTACGGGATGCTACCAAAATGCGATATGCTCTTGGAAAATCTGATGactatttttgcatttaaaaccATTTGAAAAGTACTAGAAACACAGTCTAGAGGTCTCTGTGACAGTGACTGTACCTAAAGTGCTGGTTTCTTCTGACGGATTCACATCATCACATGCTTGCTTGTTTTGTGAGAATGTACTGTCTGCTGTCCTGCTTGCTAAAGAGATATTATATATGGGAgatttacctggttaaatattTTGATCATGAAAAAAGACACTATCCTCCGAAAGCTTTAGGTGAGTTAGTGCAGGGTTTACACTCCAAAACCCTTTGAGCTGTTGAGTAACGAGTCAGTATCTGATAACTGGTGTATTGCtctaaccctgtgtgtgtgtgtgcgtgtgtgtgtgctacctgTCATGTAGTCCCCTGAACATCTCTGTCTCCCAGGTGCGGTTCGGAGCGTAGTCCCACTCCATTTCCATGGCGGCGATGTAGTAGGTTTTGGAGTGGAACATGGTCTCGCTCTGCCGGTGAAAGATGCTGCACTTCTTCACCGTGTAGTTGGCTCGCATCCCGCCGGTGTAGTCGTTCACTGTAGCAGACGCCACCTCAAACTCACCTGgaatatacacaaacacacaaaaaaaatgtcacccaCGTATACACATCAAACTTTAAAATTAACACCGGGTGCTGCACTTTTGCCTGTGGATGTTAAGTGAATTGGTTATTCTAGCCATTTCATCAAGTGGACAACCTGTTTTTAAGTCTTTTCTATtctaaaataactaaataaactaAACCAAATAACCAACTCATATGACTAAATAGGAAAACCACCCTCTGTTGTATTTAATTGGCGTTTCAGCTGTTTTACAATCACAGCGCTGTGTGAAATGCATCACTGACTGGTTGACGTTCAAGTCAAGCGAAGCAGCTGATAAACAGTCTGGAaattgttttacagtgtttcttTAAAGGTAATCAAATTAATCTTCTCGCTCAGTTCGCTGAACCAAACGCGGACAGAGAGATGTATCGCATGGATTcatctcatttatttatctgatGGTAAACTAAATTAAGCCGAAGCAGAAgctacagctgtgtgtgttccctctAACGCTCTGAGAGAAGTAATCAGCCTTGCAGAAAGTTTTTGGCTAAAGTTCAAACTGGCTTAGGGAGTATAACTACATTCCAAactcaaggatttttttttttttttttttaatttaatcacaCAGCATAGTAGTGTTGTGATGAGTCTTCCATCATTTATACAAATTGCAGCATCTTGATTTGAGAACATATGGGAAACAAATagataaatgtttaaataacAAATGACTTTTAAGAGTTGACTTTGCAGTGAACGAGCTTTGGTTATTTTCACTGTGTAATATAGTTTTAGACACTGCAACTGTTGAATTCagtatgttaatgtgtgtgtgtgtgtgtgtgtgtcatacccATGCTATCCGGCTCCATAGTGACAGTGTGTGAGATGTGAGGGAACAGGCTGATGCTGTCTCGTCTGTTCTGCCGGTAGATGAAGCGGTTCCCGTTGAAATAAAGGCTGTGGATGTCCGGCTCCGAGCCCAGACCTGACAGGTGCCACGACACTTTGTCCCCCTTACACATCGTCAGGCCTGGAAGGTTCCTATACAAAAAGCCGTTgatggctgagagagagagggagagcaagaaaaaaatcatcgaGATACCCATACCCACACTGTCACACCGAGAGCCCTGATCTTACAGATGGACTCCTGAAGGGCACCAGAGCACCATACAGAAAAATTAAAGcactatattatttttttccatataaagACATAAATACAGAGAAATTCACATTAAGTTAAAGCAGAGATATAGTCTATGTagggagatattccacctaCAAGAACTTCTgaggccaccagggggcgacaCAGAAACATCCGGTTGACTCTATGAATGCTAATTCTCGCTGAATGCTATGCTCCTGCTGCTTAGAAAGGACTTCATATTCTCATAGTTTCATATTTTATGCACCTAATCATGACTATTTTACTGAAAAATTGCATATTTTAGagttttagttattttagtACTGTCGctttaaaaacagaatgagCACAATGCACTTACTCAACACAGTACAATAAAAAAGTAGATGACGCaacatcaaatgaaaataaatgatgcaAATCATTATATGAAGCTGGAGAATCATTAGATTcgtattattttacttttctctttctcttcttatTTTTAGGATATGCATGTGCTCGTGTCTTCTCACCGTGCATCCTGTTGCTCTCTATAAAGTCCTCGTCCTCCTTGTTGACAGTGTTGGGAGCGGTGGTGTAGGTCCTAATGTTGTCGTCCAGATACCAGCTCAAGTTCTCGTCGAACACTGTAGCCAGGAGGTGGAACTCTTTATCGTAGTTTTTCTACAGGAGAGAAAAGTGACTGTTTAGAAGCACGGCTGCATAAGTGCTGCTCTTTCTTCAGCAGATCTTCTCTCAATGAACCTGCTTCAGTcgttgttttcctcctctcctctctcacctgcaCTCCCTTCTTCAGGGTGTTAGGCCGACAGATGAGGAGGGGTCCGACCAGTCCGGAGCTGGTGTCTTTGACGGGATCCACCGCAGAGTAGTAGAGGTaagtcagacagtcagcatCCCCTTCTACTGGCCCAGCATCCACCGGCACCGTCCACTCGTAGGTGTACACCGTGCCTGGTTTGACCAGAGCCGCCGGGGGAGGCGTCACCACCCCTAAACAAGGAGGGAGTGAGAAAAATGATCACAAACAGAGGGTATGGTGCACAGGTTTGGCATTTTGTTGATGTATGGCATACTTACAAACAAAAGTATATATTTTCATTAACTCATTTGATTTGTACCATCCTTAGTTGCCTTGAATGTcagatacaaaataaataaataaataaaaaggttcAAGGCCTTTGtcagaaagagaaacagctACAGTTTTTGGCACCGTGATCCTCTGTGAGccaaaatatgaaatacaacGGCGTTTCCTTGCAAGAGGCTGTAATGTAGCTGAGACCTTGAAACCCAGATGTTCGCCAACCTATTTTGCATTTGGTTGTTAAAACCGTATCATTGCAGGAAGGTTTAATACCACGGTGCATCAGCGTCCTCAGTCCAAAATAGATTGGTTCAAAAGAGTCCgtattttttcatctttaataCAGTATATTGCTTTTTCTGattttgaacaaaataaatagtttttgggtgaagtgttcctttaaggTGTCTGTTGATTAACTCACTTGGTTCCCTCCTCAGCTCACGCAGTTTCTTAGCCGTGTAGGActctgcagaggaggagaggtggggagaaaacacaccaaaacgGATGAGAATGCAGTGTGCCAGGACTGCTGTtcgatgtgcgtgtgtgtgtgtgtgtgtgtgtgtgtgtgtgtgtgtgtgtattaaccTTCCAGTTCATTGTGATAGAGTGTCCCGTCCTGCTCTATGCTGTACTGGACACCGTGTGGCTGAATGGAGTAAGCCCGGCCAGCCTTGTTCTTAAACACCACCCTGATAGTGTCCTTCTCCTCAGCTCGCAGCACTGGacctgcaggcgcacacacacacacacacacacacacacacagagagagagagagagagagagagagaaaacgacacacacaagcaaagacacacacataaacaatcacaattaaagaaacacacagacacagagccaggaacacatacatacagacacagaacagagtttgtcatttttctgaTGAAATGGGATTAGAGCACAATCTGCCGGACAAACTCCCCCGCCCAGTTTAGATTACCCAGAATTCCAAGATGTTCCTCCTCTGGGCTGCGCAGCATCTTGGTCAGGAAGGTGTTGTCAGTGTACTCAACGTAGCGGACCTTTTTATATCGGCTGCCGATGCGGTTGGGACCTTTGGTTAGATATGTCTCAGCctcgctacacacacacacacacacacacacacacacaaacacaggatcAGCTGTCTTTCCTTTGAATGTTAATGTAGTTGTAATTTTTATCACTACAGCTTCAACGGATTATTATTTCAAGCGCTGCAAAAtattgtgtacatgtgtgtttatgtgtgtgtgtgtgtgtgtgtgtgtgtgtgtgtgtgtgtgtgtgtgtgtgtgtgtatttagtcaGTACTGTATATACCCATCAGTAGACTGTACAGGAGCGTAATCCCAGACTTCTTCCTCTGCAGCGATGAAGAACTGTCTGAGCTCaccgtgtgggcggggcttatgGACATTGGGGAAACACTTCTTGATTTCGAACAAAGCCTGCATGCCCGCTGGAGGAgatgagagtaaaaaaaaaaaaaaaaaaaaaatcacaatcacaatcaataCATCatatgaaatgacaaaatagaGAAACTTATCAAAAATATGTTGTTGGCTACCAAGAAATGAGGCAGCATCCCCATCCTCACTGCACAAAAcaaatccatcttaacaaatctctgaatctttttttttttttttttttttttttttttttgagtaaaataatctgAGAAACTGCCTTTTGTTTCTGATGAgcttcattatttttacatgagCGAGACTACATGACTGTTGAAGATGgatatttgttttgtattttgggggtgtatgtttgtgtgtgtgtgtgtgtgtgtgtgtgtatgtgtgtgtgtgtttacccatGAGATGGTCATTAAcgctgcaggacagcagccagtgTCCAGGGTTGTCAGCGACCATCTCTGCCGCGGCGCTGGTGCCGGGGAAGAGGCTGATCGTGTCTGTGTGACGCTTCTCGCTGGTCAGGATCTGCCCGTGGAAGTGAACTGAGTGCAAGTCCACCTGTCAGCGGCAAATAAGTGACAATAAAATAAGTGACAATCTCTGAAACAGGGCTGCACCAATATGATAACAATATCGTTTTAACTCAAGCTGCCGGTATGCATcgtctttaaatttgaaaatactatgggccctatcttgtgccacccgctatccgctgccactacccgctacccgcaaattgcggatttaggagcttccgctatccctaaacggtatcttgcgccacccgctacccgctatccgttatgccgactgcatcatttgcgcctggaggtgcgtcgtgggcgtgtttcatgcgctatccctaaagttgctatcttgcgcacacactttagggaaagcggatagcgggtggtcctgaccacccgctatccgctatccc contains the following coding sequences:
- the cp gene encoding ceruloplasmin, producing the protein MHRVGLGLRLLLLLCCTAVCVSAMRREYYLKIEEINWNYAPSGMNVIQNHTLQEDEEAAVFLVKGPQRIGPIYKKAVYKQYSDATYSTEVVKPAWLGYLGPLLSAEEGDTVVIHLKNTASRAYSIHPHGLSYSKGNEGAWYPDSTDAEQKRDDWVAPGTTVMYEWTLPESHGPATEDGNCLSRFYHSHVASPRDIASGLIGPLITCKPGTLDLHGDRTGDYLYALMFMVSDENFSWYLDDNIRTHIPHPVNGLKDDEDFIESNKMHGINGYLYGNLPGLSVCQGNKIHWYLFGMGNEVDLHSVHFHGQILTSEKRHTDTISLFPGTSAAAEMVADNPGHWLLSCSVNDHLMAGMQALFEIKKCFPNVHKPRPHGELRQFFIAAEEEVWDYAPVQSTDGEAETYLTKGPNRIGSRYKKVRYVEYTDNTFLTKMLRSPEEEHLGILGPVLRAEEKDTIRVVFKNKAGRAYSIQPHGVQYSIEQDGTLYHNELEESYTAKKLRELRREPRVVTPPPAALVKPGTVYTYEWTVPVDAGPVEGDADCLTYLYYSAVDPVKDTSSGLVGPLLICRPNTLKKGVQKNYDKEFHLLATVFDENLSWYLDDNIRTYTTAPNTVNKEDEDFIESNRMHAINGFLYRNLPGLTMCKGDKVSWHLSGLGSEPDIHSLYFNGNRFIYRQNRRDSISLFPHISHTVTMEPDSMGEFEVASATVNDYTGGMRANYTVKKCSIFHRQSETMFHSKTYYIAAMEMEWDYAPNRTWETEMFRGLHDSPAPIYLDKQNKFIGGRYKKVVYRQFTNDKFTTQVQRPPDMEHLGIIGPMIHADVGDKVKIVFKNMATRAYSIHAHGVKTESPDVHQTQPGETHTYYWYVTKATGPTQEQEECAVGAYYSTVDVTKDLYSGLIGPLVICRRSWARSLGLKKEVEEFALLFMVFDENKSWYLDENIRTQIRTPARNLKEDEDFIESNKMHSINGFVYANLNGLNMEVGDKVYWYLMGMGNEVDLHGAHWHGHSVEYKLGGGPHRTDVFQLFPATFQTVKMRPQYPGTWLLHCHVIDHIKGGMQALYTVTEKARGGRFLG